CGGCGGTAATGTGCTGCTGCGCTGGCTCGGCGAGCAGCGTGACGAAGCCGGCTCGGTGATCGCCGCGGCCGCCGCGATTTCCACGCCGATCGACGTGCATGCGGGCGGCCGCGCCTTGTCGCAAGGCTTCGGTCTCGTCTACGCGCGCAGCTTTCTGAAAACGCTCAAGCAGAAGGCCGCGCAGAAGCTGATCCAGTATCCCGGTCTGTACGACCGCGACGCGATGCTCGCGAGCCGCACCATGTACGAGTTCGACAATATCGTCACCGCGCCGCTGCACGGCTTTCGCAATACCGAGGACTACTGGAGCCAGGCGACCACGCGCCCGCTACTGCCGCATATCCGCGTGCCGACGCTGGTGCTGAACGCGCGCAACGATCCGTTCCTGCCGGCCGAGGCGCTGCCTTCGCGGCACGAGGTGTCGGCGGCGGTGCAACTCGAACAACCGGAGCACGGCGGTCACGCCGGCTTCATGACCGGGCCGTTTCCGGGCCGTATCGACTGGCTGTCGCGGCGCGTGTTCGGCTATCTGGAGCAGCACGTCGATCATGGATGACATCGTCAAACAGGCGCTGGCCAAGTGGCCGAACGTGCCGAGCTGCACCGGCTGGCTGATGCTCGACCGGCGCGGCAACTGGCGGATGCGCGACGAGGCCGCGCAGGCGAGCGGCGCGCCGGGCACCGCGATCCGGCACGAGGCGCTGCTGGGGTTCATCAATCGCAATTACGCGGTCGACGAGCAGGGGCAGTGGTATTTCCAGAACGGTCCGCAACGGGTGTATGTGGAGCTGGGTTATACGCCGTGGGTGGTGAGGTTTGCGAGCGGTGACGGTCGTGATGGCCATGCCGCTTCCGTGATCGATGCCGAGGCCAAGGCTGCGGCTACCGCTCGACTCGTGCTGCACGATCAAGCCGGCCAGGCGTTCGAACCCACCGCGGTGTACATTGACGAAGACGGCGGCATCCTGTTCGCCGATGCATCGACGCCGCCGCGAATCGCCGTGCTGCACGATCACGATCTGGACACGTTCGCCGATCACGCCGAACTCGCCGACGATTCGATGAGCGGCGAGTTTCGCTGGAACGACAGCGTGGTGTTGCCGCTGCAGGCGGTACGACGCGCCGAGGTACCCACGCGATTCGGCTTCGTGGCCAGTCCCGCCGCGAAGGCCGGCGCCCCCAGCTAACTCTTCTCGTCCAGCCGCTCTTCCTTATAGCGGCTTTCCATTTCGTGCAGTCGCGCGTCCACGGTCGCGAGGTCGTAGTAGCCGATCGTCTTCAGATCGCGCGCATCCTTCAGTTGCCGGATCGCCGACGGCCACGCCCCTTCCAGCGCGAACTTCTCCGCCATCGCGCGATGCTGCGTCAACGCATCGCCGCTCCCCGCGCTGGCCTGCGCGAGATACAGCCACCACGCGGGCTGGTCCGGCATCGCACGGGTTTCCTTTTGCGCCAATAACTGCGCATCGGCAAATCGCCGCAACGTCAGCAAGGTGCGGATGTGCATGTCGATCGCGGCATTCGACTGCGGCCAGCGCTGCTGCGCGAACGCCGCAAGCCGCAGCGCTTCGTCGTCGCGGCCGGCGCGACGGGCGATGTCGGCGGCCAGCACGTCGAGGCTCGGCGAACTGCGCGCCGCTTCACCCTCGCGCTGCTCGCCCGCGACGAAGGCTGCGAGACACTGCGCCAGCGAAGCCGACGCATCGTCATAGCGCTCCAGCAGCATCTGCCCGTAGGCGATGCCATACCAGTTCGCCGCGACGTTGACGGCGGTGCGGTCCTCGATTTCGGAACGCAGCCGCGACACTTCGTCGGTGTACTCGCTGCTCGAACGTTCCTGCAACAGACGCGCACGCGCGCGCACGAAGCCGTACTCGGGCGCTTGATGCGGCTGCCGGTACGGCGCGCGGCGCGCGCGGTCCTCCATGTCGGCGATCCGCTCGCCCGTCAGCGGGTGCGTGCGCGCGTACGCGGGAATGCCGGTGTCGCTCATCGACGCGCGGTCGAGCCGGCCGAAGAACGTGGTCATCGCATACGGGTCGTAGCCGGCGCCGGCCAGCAGCAGAAAGCCGACGCGGTCCGCTTCGTGTTCGGCGGAGCGCGAGAAGCGCAACTGGTTGTCGACCGCATACGCCTGGCCGCCGATCGCGATCGCGCTGCCGAGGTCGCCGCTATGCGCGAGCACGCCCGCCAGCACGCCGAACAGCACCCCGGCGAGCGCGGCGTAGCTGCTGTGCTCGCCGGTCGTGATCATCCGCGAGATGTGGCGTTGCAGGACGTGGCCCATCTCGTGGCCGAGCACCGACGCGAGTTCTGACTCGGTCTGCGTCGTCACGATCAGGCCAGTGTTCACGCCGATGAAACCACCGGGCAACGAGAACGCATTGATCTGCGGGTCACGCACCGCGAACAGATCGAAGTCGGGGCGATAGCCGCCGAGGTAGAGCGCGTTGGCCGCCGCGGCGAGCTTCGCAGCGACCGAATTGAGGTAGTCGCGTACCAGCCAGTCGTCGAGATAATCGGGATCGCGGCGCAGTTCGCGCATCACGCGCTCGCCGAGTTTGCGCTCGGCTTGCGGCGTCAACGAACTCGACCCGCCGTTGCCGAGATCGGGCAACTGCTGCGTGACGAGCGGCGCGCGCCACCCGGTGGCGACGCCGGACTGCCCGGAAAAGCGGCTCTGCGCGCCGCCATACACGCCGAATACGCCTTGCACGATGTCGGGCGGGATGATCGGGTCGGCGTAGATGTCGGTTGCGCCGCTGACGAGAGGCGGCTCGGCGGGCTGCGTGTTGAGCGCGGACAGATTGGCGGCGCCGGCGGACGTGCCGAGTGAAATGCCGGTAGATGCGTTGGAAGAAGCGTTGGAAGAAGCGCCGGATGAAACGGCAGACGGAGCGTTGGCTAGCATGTCGGCCGACGCGCCGGATGAACTGCCG
The sequence above is a segment of the Paraburkholderia sp. D15 genome. Coding sequences within it:
- a CDS encoding DUF2946 family protein, whose product is MDDIVKQALAKWPNVPSCTGWLMLDRRGNWRMRDEAAQASGAPGTAIRHEALLGFINRNYAVDEQGQWYFQNGPQRVYVELGYTPWVVRFASGDGRDGHAASVIDAEAKAAATARLVLHDQAGQAFEPTAVYIDEDGGILFADASTPPRIAVLHDHDLDTFADHAELADDSMSGEFRWNDSVVLPLQAVRRAEVPTRFGFVASPAAKAGAPS
- a CDS encoding M48 family metalloprotease; protein product: MRSKRFPAALLSVALVVQPGAFAQSRGSSSGASADMLANAPSAVSSGASSNASSNASTGISLGTSAGAANLSALNTQPAEPPLVSGATDIYADPIIPPDIVQGVFGVYGGAQSRFSGQSGVATGWRAPLVTQQLPDLGNGGSSSLTPQAERKLGERVMRELRRDPDYLDDWLVRDYLNSVAAKLAAAANALYLGGYRPDFDLFAVRDPQINAFSLPGGFIGVNTGLIVTTQTESELASVLGHEMGHVLQRHISRMITTGEHSSYAALAGVLFGVLAGVLAHSGDLGSAIAIGGQAYAVDNQLRFSRSAEHEADRVGFLLLAGAGYDPYAMTTFFGRLDRASMSDTGIPAYARTHPLTGERIADMEDRARRAPYRQPHQAPEYGFVRARARLLQERSSSEYTDEVSRLRSEIEDRTAVNVAANWYGIAYGQMLLERYDDASASLAQCLAAFVAGEQREGEAARSSPSLDVLAADIARRAGRDDEALRLAAFAQQRWPQSNAAIDMHIRTLLTLRRFADAQLLAQKETRAMPDQPAWWLYLAQASAGSGDALTQHRAMAEKFALEGAWPSAIRQLKDARDLKTIGYYDLATVDARLHEMESRYKEERLDEKS
- a CDS encoding alpha/beta fold hydrolase translates to MDSARDDAAPAGAIERVAAAVEAGIESLYRAPLWLPNRHAQTIVPSLFARRPAVTLRRERWDTPDGDFIDLDWVVHDRPPSAERTANVSAGASSSHHPAADAPLLVLFHGLEGSSASHYAMSLMAATREHGWHGVVPHFRTCGGELNRLPRFYHLADSTEVDWILRRLRAAHRGPIVAAGVSLGGNVLLRWLGEQRDEAGSVIAAAAAISTPIDVHAGGRALSQGFGLVYARSFLKTLKQKAAQKLIQYPGLYDRDAMLASRTMYEFDNIVTAPLHGFRNTEDYWSQATTRPLLPHIRVPTLVLNARNDPFLPAEALPSRHEVSAAVQLEQPEHGGHAGFMTGPFPGRIDWLSRRVFGYLEQHVDHG